Proteins from one Setaria italica strain Yugu1 chromosome V, Setaria_italica_v2.0, whole genome shotgun sequence genomic window:
- the LOC101758272 gene encoding uncharacterized protein LOC101758272, producing MGRDSPRGRCALLALCSALLLLAAPARPAWAAPVEDGLLSNGDFETAPAGGFVKSASVAEGASSIPGWTINGTVELISSGQHQGGMILIVPQGDHAVRLGNDASVGQVVEVEKGSEYAITFSAARTCAQLESLNVSVLGGVSQTVDLQTLYNIEGWDAYALAFQATDEQAHIQFMNPGMEDDPTCGPILDNVAIKKLFTPDKPKDNVVLNGDFEEGPWMFPNTSFGVLLPTNLDEQTSAIPGWMIESNRAVRFIDSDEYKVPQGKRAIELLSGKEGIISQMVETTPQKEYSLTFTLGTAGDSCQPPMAIMAFAGDQAQNFHYSPMGNATSQAANVTFMARAERTRVAFYSVYYNTRSDDHSSLCGPVIDDVRVWGLNAAAGLKASVGLVLGIVCMVSMVLL from the exons ATGGGGCGAGATTCGCCGAGGGGGAGGTGCGCATTGCTGGCGCTGTGCTCGGCGCTGCTTCTCCTggcggcgcccgcccgcccggcgtGGGCTGCTCCGGTGGAGGATG GCCTTCTCAGCAATGGTGACTTTGAGACAGCACCCGCTGGTGGTTTTGTCAAATCTGCGTCTGTAGCTGAGGGTGCATCGTCAATACCTGGTTGGACGATCAATGGCACAGTGGAGCTCATTTCTTCTGGCCAGCATCAGGGTGGCATGATCCTTATTGTTCCACAGG GGGATCATGCTGTACGGCTAGGGAATGATGCTAGCGTTGGGCAGGTGGTGGAGGTTGAGAAGGGCTCGGAGTATGCTATCACATTCAGCGCTGCCCGGACATGTGCACAGCTCGAGTCACTGAATGTGTCCGTGCTAGGTGGTGTATCACAGACGGTGGATTTGCAGACACTGTACAACATAGAAGGCTGGGATGCGTACGCCCTGGCTTTTCAGGCAACAGATGAGCAGGCACATATTCAGTTCATGAACCCTGGCATGGAGGATGATCCAACTTGTGGGCCTATCCTTGACAATGTCGCCATCAAGAAGCTCTTCACTCCAGACAAGCCAAAGG ATAATGTGGTGCTCAATGGGGACTTTGAGGAAGGTCCGTGGATGTTCCCAAACACAAGCTTTGGAGTGCTGCTCCCAACCAACCTCGACGAGCAAACATCCGCCATACCTGGCTGGATGATCGAGTCAAACCGTGCGGTACGCTTCATTGACTCTGATGAATACAAGGTTCCACAGGGGAAGcgcgccatcgagctcctgTCAGGCAAGGAAGGCATCATCTCCCAGATGGTGGAGACGACCCCTCAGAAGGAATACAGCCTGACGTTCACGCTGGGGACGGCCGGCGACTCGTGCCAGCCACCGATGGCCATCATGGCGTTCGCGGGCGACCAGGCCCAGAACTTCCACTACTCGCCGATGGGCAACGCCACCAGCCAGGCTGCGAATGTGACGTTCATGGCGCGCGCCGAGAGGACGCGCGTGGCATTCTACAGCGTGTACTACAACACGAGGAGCGACGACCACAGCTCGCTGTGCGGGCCGGTGATCGACGACGTCCGCGTCTGGGGCTTGAACGCGGCGGCCGGGTTGAAGGCAAGCGTTGGGCTGGTTCTTGGCATTGTGTGTATGGTCAGCATGGTGCTGCTCTGA
- the LOC105914339 gene encoding protein ALP1-like, with protein sequence MDQQTKVVTCTAAAYMLLSMMAMVIIESRKRKQRARREGITYGPIDERDRMRLEYLNNKIWKDDTVCVNMLRLNRAKFFRFCNLFRDRGLLEDTIHCCVEQQVAMFLNTVGHNLRNRVVGTNFDRSGETVSRYFNRVLRAVGELRGELIRPPSLETPTKIQGNHRWDPYFKDCIGAIDGTHVRASVPKDMELAFRGRKSYASQNVMAAVDFDLRFTYVLAGWEGTAHDALVLRDALERENGLRVPQGKFYLVDAGYGAKPGFLPPFRGVRYHLNEWGNNPVQNEKELFNLRHSSLRITVERAFGCLKRRFKILDDATPFFPFPTQVDIVVACCIIHNWVIQDGIDEFFIEDNNFSSYNHATTYSGQAHEHIEMVNFRQSIADQMWADHQENNIS encoded by the exons ATGGATCAACAAACCAAGGTTGTTACTTGTACTGCTGCTGCATATATGTTGTTGTCAATGATGGCCATGGTTATTATTGAGTCTAGAAAACGTAAGCAACGTGCAAGGAGAGAAGGTATTACTTATGGACCTATCGATGAAAGGGATAGGATGAGACTTGAGTACTTAAACaacaaaatttggaaggatGATACAGTTTGTGTGAACATGCTAAGACTAAATAGAGCCAAGTTCTTtcggttttgcaacctattcagGGATCGTGGTTTGCTTGAAGATACCATCCATTGTTGTGTTGAGCAGCAAGTGGCAATGTTTCTAAATACCGTGGGGCACAACCTTAGGAACAGAGTAGTTGGGACTAATTTTGATAGATCCGGAGAAACAGTCAGTCGTTATTTTAACAGGGTTCTTCGTGCTGTTGGTGAGCTACGAGGGGAATTAATTAGGCCTCCATCATTGGAAACTCCTACTAAAATACAAGGGAACCATAGATGGGATCCTTACTTTAAGGATTGTATTGGAGCCATCGATGGTACACATGTAAGAGCCTCTGTTCCTAAGGATATGGAGTTAGCCTTTCGTGGTAGGAAGTCATATGCCTCTCAAAATGTAATGGCTGCCGTAGATTTTGATCTCCGGTTCACCTATGTATTGGCTGGTTGGGAGGGGACAGCACATGATGCACTAGTGTTAAGAGATGCTTTGGAGCGTGAGAATGGACTTCGAGTACCACAAG GAAAATTCTACCTAGTTGATGCCGGATATGGAGCAAAACCAGGATTCTTGCCCCCTTTTCGTGGTGTTCGTTatcacttgaatgagtgggggAATAATCCTGTCCAAAATGAGAAGGAGCTATTCAACCTTAGGCACTCATCTCTTCGTATCACAGTAGAGCGTGCATTTGGGTGTCTAAAGAGAAGATTCAAAATTCTCGATGATGCcactcctttctttcctttcccaaCTCAAGTAGACATTGTTGTTGCTTGCTGCATCATTCACAATTGGGTTATACAAGATGGAATTGATGAGTTCTTCATAGAAGACAATAATTTTTCAAGTTATAACCATGCTACAACATACAGTGGACAAGCACATGAGCATATCGAGATGGTTAATTTCAGGCAAAGTATTGCTGATCAGATGTGGGCAGACCATCAAGAGAACAATATTAGTTAG
- the LOC101757457 gene encoding uncharacterized protein LOC101757457 has product MDGHVEGLGRGTGVAAWTAPMSNFMLKNLANVIASGVKTGKGFKKVYFNACARAVNEKFNTTLNGEQIKNHLKTWQRKWAKITRLKSLSASGFDEENYIITLDEEHYNGHVHDHKADAEYLNKPLENYAEMETIFGKDMATGKFAKDSSAPLGTEDGDTEDGAANGTEEDPSSAFEEGATSNARPNKRAKIVESAEEGLIGAFNRVGDKLAMAITQVAKSNNEVPEDLFDKVNSLSVSGFNDLQISTYYAHLVANPLIGKAFYGLPFQHQLHWMAMFVSERFPGQ; this is encoded by the exons ATGGATGGTCATGTTGAGGGACTTGGGAGAGGTACTGGTGTGGCTGCCTGGACAGCGCCAATGTCCAATTTCATGCTGAAAAATCTTGCCAATGTCATTGCCAGTGGTGTTAAAACAGGAAAGGGCTTCAAAAAGGTCTATTTCAATGCATGTGCTAGAGCTGTCAATGAAAAATTCAACACTACGCTCAATGGTGAGCAGATTAAGAACCATCTGAAGACATGGCAAAGAAAGTGGGCAAAGATAACACGACTCAAGAGCTTGAGTGCATCTGGATTCGATGAAGAGAACTACATCATCACCCTTGATGAGGAGCACTACAATGGCCATGTGCAC GATCACAAGGCTGATGCCGAGTATTTAAACAAGCCTCTTGAGAACTATGCTGAGATGGAAACAATCTTTGGGAAGGATATGGCTACTGGCAAGTTTGCAAAGGATTCAAGTGCTCCTCTTGGTACAGAAGATGGTGATACTGAAGATGGGGCTGCAAATGGTACAGAAGAGGATCCTAGTAGTGCTTTTGAGGAAGGGGCAACATCTAATGCAAGACCTAACAAGAGGGCCAAGATTGTTGAAAGTGCAGAGGAGGGGTTGATTGGTGCGTTCAACAGAGTTGGTGACAAGCTTGCCATGGCTATAACGCAGGTTGCTAAATCTAATAATGAGGTGCCAGAAGATCTCTTTGACAAAGTGAATagcctttcagtttcaggctttAATGATCTTCAGATATCCACATACTATGCGCATCTGGTGGCCAATCCTCTCATTGGTAAAGCTTTCTATGGCTTGCCATTTCAGCACCAGTTACATTGGATGGCTATGTTTGTTAGTGAGAGGTTCCCTGGACAGTAG